One Cellulomonas soli DNA window includes the following coding sequences:
- a CDS encoding winged helix-turn-helix domain-containing protein, whose translation MTATDTLTGPRARGARDLDRLSLSQARRTALRAQGLDRPRPVRSGPVTMRHFQQVIDRVGLLQIDSVNVLARAHLMPAFSRLGSYDPALLERASGRAPRRLVEAWAHEASYVPPETFRLLEWRRRAYRTEAWGSIAQVPGEHPQVLADVRAMVADLGPLTSAQVHERFEAQHPRTRTEWGWNWTVAKRVLEYLFFTGEVTSAGRTSTFERRYDLTERVLPPDVLAAPEPSDEDAARALVEIAARAHGVGTLRCLADYFRISGARARPAVEALVEEGTLEPVVVDGWGPAFRHRDATTPRRASGAALLSPFDPLVFERRRVEDLFGLRYRIEIYVPEPKRVWGYYVLPFLLGEHLVALVDLKADRQAGVLRVHAAHRSPVGAGARDAPAAPEDGAVAEALAAELYVLAGWLGLSDVQVGSRDGLLRGDLADALALRVLHPGR comes from the coding sequence ATGACCGCCACCGACACGCTCACCGGGCCCCGCGCGCGGGGCGCTCGTGACCTGGATCGCCTGAGCCTGTCCCAGGCCCGCCGCACGGCGCTGCGCGCGCAGGGCCTGGACCGTCCGAGGCCCGTCCGGTCGGGCCCGGTGACGATGCGGCACTTCCAGCAGGTGATCGACCGGGTGGGCCTGCTGCAGATCGACTCGGTCAACGTGCTCGCACGGGCACACCTCATGCCCGCGTTCTCCAGGCTCGGCTCGTACGACCCGGCCCTCCTCGAGCGTGCGTCCGGTCGGGCGCCGCGGCGGCTCGTCGAGGCCTGGGCGCACGAAGCCTCCTACGTGCCCCCGGAGACGTTCCGGCTGCTCGAGTGGCGCCGACGGGCGTACCGCACCGAGGCGTGGGGCTCGATCGCGCAGGTGCCGGGCGAGCACCCGCAGGTGCTGGCCGACGTCCGGGCGATGGTCGCCGACCTCGGCCCGCTGACCTCCGCCCAGGTGCACGAGCGCTTCGAGGCGCAGCACCCACGCACCCGCACAGAATGGGGCTGGAACTGGACGGTCGCCAAACGGGTGCTGGAGTACCTGTTCTTCACGGGCGAGGTGACCTCGGCGGGGCGCACCAGCACGTTCGAGCGCCGCTACGACCTCACCGAGCGGGTGCTTCCCCCGGACGTCCTCGCCGCCCCTGAGCCGTCCGACGAGGACGCGGCCCGTGCGCTGGTGGAGATCGCCGCGCGTGCGCACGGGGTCGGGACGCTGCGGTGCCTGGCCGACTACTTCCGCATCAGCGGGGCGCGCGCCCGGCCCGCGGTCGAGGCGCTCGTCGAGGAGGGCACGCTCGAGCCGGTGGTGGTCGACGGGTGGGGGCCGGCGTTCAGGCACCGCGACGCGACCACGCCCCGGCGGGCGTCCGGCGCGGCCCTGCTGAGCCCGTTCGACCCGCTCGTGTTCGAGCGCCGACGCGTCGAGGACCTCTTCGGGCTGCGTTACCGCATCGAGATCTACGTGCCCGAGCCCAAACGCGTCTGGGGCTACTACGTGCTGCCGTTCCTGCTGGGCGAGCACCTCGTGGCGCTCGTGGACCTCAAGGCGGACCGGCAGGCCGGGGTGCTGCGGGTGCACGCGGCGCACCGCTCACCCGTCGGCGCAGGTGCGCGCGACGCACCCGCCGCACCTGAGGACGGAGCCGTCGCCGAGGCACTGGCAGCCGAGCTGTACGTGCTCGCCGGATGGCTGGGCCTGTCCGACGTCCAGGTCGGGAGCCGAGACGGGCTGCTGCGGGGCGACCTCGCCGACGCGCTCGCGCTGCGCGTTCTCCACCCCGGTCGCTGA
- a CDS encoding ComF family protein, whose protein sequence is MRVEAADRWASWCARARRAVRPLRETGRGLLGLVLPVACAACGADDVAWCGPCRSLLDGPPWRCEERAGRLDRMGTRPDVPAWALADAVGPVRSLVVSWKDRGRTDVTGDLVRALAAGARLLAPELTAAVAVCPTPARLLVVPVPSTAAARRRRGADLVALLAGGVAEALDDGPGRQERGSRARALVALRRRGGRDQVGLGRRARADNLAGRVRLARGLDPAELDGVPVLLVDDILTTGATAAQCQEVLARAGAVVIGLLVLASTPPPGAPSTLAPPPVAPGSRRFGAAAAGDLDRSHDLHSGTRARTVDSAPLRR, encoded by the coding sequence ATGAGGGTCGAGGCAGCGGACAGGTGGGCGTCCTGGTGCGCCCGCGCGCGGCGTGCCGTGCGTCCGCTACGAGAGACCGGTCGTGGCCTGCTCGGGCTCGTGCTGCCGGTGGCCTGCGCCGCCTGCGGGGCGGACGACGTCGCCTGGTGCGGCCCGTGCCGTTCCCTGCTCGACGGCCCGCCGTGGCGCTGCGAGGAGCGTGCGGGACGGCTCGACCGGATGGGGACGCGACCGGACGTGCCCGCCTGGGCGCTCGCCGACGCCGTCGGCCCGGTCCGGTCGCTCGTCGTGTCGTGGAAGGACCGAGGCCGGACGGACGTCACGGGTGATCTCGTCCGGGCGCTCGCGGCCGGCGCGCGCCTGCTGGCGCCCGAGCTGACCGCCGCCGTCGCGGTGTGCCCGACGCCCGCGCGGCTCCTGGTGGTACCGGTGCCGTCGACGGCTGCGGCGCGTCGACGGCGCGGGGCGGACCTCGTGGCACTGCTCGCCGGGGGCGTCGCGGAGGCGCTCGACGACGGCCCGGGACGACAGGAGCGGGGGAGCAGGGCGCGCGCCCTGGTCGCGCTGCGCCGGCGCGGCGGCCGCGACCAGGTGGGGCTGGGGCGACGGGCCCGCGCCGACAACCTCGCCGGCCGGGTCCGTCTGGCCCGTGGCCTCGACCCTGCGGAGCTCGACGGCGTACCCGTGCTGCTGGTCGACGACATCCTGACCACCGGGGCGACGGCCGCGCAGTGCCAGGAGGTCCTCGCCCGCGCGGGTGCCGTGGTCATCGGGCTCCTCGTGCTCGCCTCCACGCCGCCGCCGGGCGCCCCGAGCACCCTCGCCCCACCGCCCGTCGCGCCCGGTTCGCGCCGGTTCGGGGCAGCCGCCGCGGGTGATCTCGACCGTTCTCACGATCTGCACAGCGGGACGCGCGCCAGGACGGTGGATAGTGCGCCGTTGCGGAGATAG
- the hpf gene encoding ribosome hibernation-promoting factor, HPF/YfiA family has product MEIVVAGRHTEVSPRYRAHLEQKLEKVTQLAPRAQRIDVLVSHEANPRQSGSSERVELTVVDRGPVIRAEACADDRYAALDLALGKLLERLRRTRDRRKDHRNHTPLTPVDVRPPQPEAPVVEAQVAPDGSVETTLGDSPVVIREKVHQAQPMTVDDALYEMELVGHDFFLFIDVETAQPAVAYRRRGWSYGVIKLDTPVASTVAV; this is encoded by the coding sequence ATGGAGATCGTGGTTGCCGGCCGGCACACCGAGGTATCCCCGCGATACCGCGCACACCTCGAGCAGAAGCTCGAGAAGGTGACGCAGCTGGCCCCCCGCGCCCAGCGGATCGACGTCCTCGTCTCGCACGAGGCCAACCCCCGGCAGTCCGGCAGCAGTGAGCGCGTCGAGCTCACCGTGGTCGACCGCGGGCCCGTCATCCGCGCCGAGGCGTGCGCCGACGACCGATACGCGGCTCTCGACCTGGCGCTGGGCAAGCTGCTCGAACGTCTGCGTCGGACGCGCGATCGGCGCAAGGACCACCGCAACCACACTCCGCTCACCCCGGTCGACGTGCGTCCGCCCCAGCCGGAGGCGCCCGTCGTGGAGGCGCAGGTGGCACCCGACGGCTCGGTCGAGACCACGCTCGGCGACTCCCCGGTGGTGATCCGCGAGAAGGTCCACCAGGCCCAGCCGATGACGGTCGATGACGCGCTCTACGAGATGGAGCTCGTCGGTCACGACTTCTTCCTGTTCATCGACGTCGAGACGGCGCAGCCCGCTGTGGCGTACCGGCGTCGCGGGTGGAGCTACGGCGTGATCAAGCTCGACACCCCGGTGGCCTCGACGGTCGCCGTCTGA
- the secA gene encoding preprotein translocase subunit SecA codes for MPAILEKVLRLGEGRILKKLSGLAEQVNALEDSFLALSDAELREETDRFKARLADGESVDDLLPEAFASVREAARRTLGQRHFDVQLMGGAALHLGNIAEMKTGEGKTLVATAPAYLNALTGKGVHVVTVNDYLAGYQAELMGRVYRFLGLSTGVVLGGQTPAERRVQYAADITYGTNNEFGFDYLRDNMAWTTDDLVQRGHHFAIVDEVDSILIDEARTPLIISGPASGDANRWYAEFAKVVRRLQPERDYEVDEKKRTVGVLEPGIERVEDYLGIDNLYESLNTPLIGFLNNAIKAKELFRRDKDYIVDRGEVLIVDEHTGRVLPGRRYNEGMHQAIEAKEGVTIKAENQTLATITLQNYFRLYGKLAGMTGTAETEAAEFQGTYKLGVVPIPTNRAMQRIDQKDFVYKNEDGKFDAVVADIVERHAQGQPVLVGTTSVEKSELLSAKLKKQGVPHEVLNAKQHAREAAIVAQAGRKGAVTVATNMAGRGTDIMLGGNAEFMAVADLAARGLEPAENAEEYEAAWPEALERAKEAVKAEHDEVVELGGLYVLGTERHESRRIDNQLRGRSGRQGDPGESRFYLSMQDDLMRLFNSGLAESMMTRAGFPDDMPLESKIVTRGIQSAQSQVEARNFEIRKNVLKYDDVLSRQRTVIYDERRRVLEGEDLQVQVGHFRTDVVKDYVTAATSTGTPEEWDLEALWTALKAVFPVSITVEEVVEQAGGVTRLSADLIEREVLSDAEHAYAERETSIGAENMRQLERRVTLSVLDRKWREHLYEMDYLKEGIGLRAMAQRDPLVEYQREGFQLFGAMTDAIKEETVGYLFNLEVKVAEPETTEETPAVTAESAAQAAAGAAAAAARPRSVSDGPVPGRLVAKGIDGPEQRAPLQYSAPNEDGGVETRRGDGAARPAASPADGDASSNREARRKAAKQQRKR; via the coding sequence GTGCCTGCGATCCTCGAGAAGGTCCTGCGACTCGGCGAGGGCCGGATCCTCAAGAAGCTGTCGGGTCTCGCCGAGCAGGTGAACGCCCTCGAGGACAGCTTCCTCGCCCTGTCGGACGCGGAGCTGCGCGAGGAGACCGACCGGTTCAAGGCGCGGCTGGCCGACGGCGAGTCGGTCGACGACCTGCTGCCCGAGGCGTTCGCGTCGGTGCGCGAGGCCGCGCGTCGCACGCTCGGTCAGCGCCACTTCGACGTCCAGCTCATGGGCGGTGCCGCGCTCCACCTGGGCAACATCGCCGAGATGAAGACCGGCGAGGGCAAGACGCTGGTCGCCACCGCACCGGCCTACCTCAACGCGCTCACCGGCAAGGGCGTGCACGTCGTCACGGTCAACGACTACCTCGCCGGCTACCAGGCCGAGCTCATGGGGCGCGTGTACCGGTTCCTCGGACTGAGCACCGGCGTCGTGCTGGGCGGTCAGACCCCGGCTGAGCGACGCGTGCAGTACGCGGCCGACATCACCTACGGGACCAACAACGAGTTCGGCTTCGACTACCTGCGCGACAACATGGCGTGGACGACGGACGACCTGGTGCAGCGCGGCCACCACTTCGCCATCGTCGACGAGGTCGACTCGATCCTCATCGACGAGGCCCGCACCCCGCTGATCATCTCCGGCCCCGCGTCAGGCGACGCGAACCGCTGGTACGCCGAGTTCGCCAAGGTCGTGCGTCGCCTGCAGCCCGAGCGTGACTACGAGGTCGACGAGAAGAAGCGCACCGTCGGTGTCCTGGAGCCGGGCATCGAGCGCGTCGAGGACTACCTCGGCATCGACAACCTCTACGAGTCGCTGAACACGCCGCTCATCGGGTTCCTCAACAACGCCATCAAGGCCAAGGAGCTCTTCCGGCGCGACAAGGACTACATCGTCGACCGCGGCGAGGTGCTCATCGTCGACGAGCACACCGGCCGCGTCCTCCCGGGCCGCCGCTACAACGAGGGCATGCACCAGGCCATCGAGGCCAAGGAGGGCGTGACGATCAAGGCCGAGAACCAGACGCTCGCCACGATCACGCTGCAGAACTACTTCCGCCTGTACGGCAAGCTCGCCGGCATGACCGGCACGGCCGAGACCGAGGCCGCCGAGTTCCAGGGCACCTACAAGCTCGGCGTGGTGCCCATCCCGACGAACCGTGCGATGCAGCGCATCGACCAGAAGGACTTCGTCTACAAGAACGAGGACGGCAAGTTCGACGCCGTGGTCGCCGACATCGTCGAGCGGCACGCGCAGGGTCAGCCGGTGCTGGTCGGCACGACGAGCGTCGAGAAGAGCGAGCTGCTGTCCGCCAAGCTGAAGAAGCAGGGTGTGCCGCACGAGGTCCTCAACGCCAAGCAGCACGCCCGTGAGGCCGCGATCGTGGCGCAGGCGGGGCGCAAGGGCGCGGTGACGGTCGCGACCAACATGGCCGGCCGCGGTACCGACATCATGCTGGGCGGAAACGCCGAGTTCATGGCGGTGGCCGACCTGGCCGCGCGCGGGCTCGAGCCGGCGGAGAACGCGGAGGAGTACGAGGCCGCCTGGCCCGAGGCGCTCGAGCGTGCGAAGGAGGCGGTCAAGGCCGAGCACGACGAGGTCGTCGAGCTCGGCGGGCTGTACGTGCTGGGCACCGAGCGCCACGAGTCGCGCCGCATCGACAACCAGTTGCGTGGCCGTTCCGGTCGCCAGGGCGACCCGGGCGAGTCCCGGTTCTACCTGTCGATGCAGGACGACCTCATGCGCCTGTTCAACTCGGGTCTGGCTGAGTCGATGATGACTCGTGCCGGGTTCCCCGACGACATGCCGCTCGAGTCGAAGATCGTGACCCGCGGCATCCAGTCCGCGCAGTCGCAGGTCGAGGCACGCAACTTCGAGATCCGCAAGAACGTCCTCAAGTACGACGACGTCCTCTCGCGTCAGCGCACCGTCATCTACGACGAGCGTCGTCGTGTGCTCGAGGGCGAGGACCTGCAGGTGCAGGTCGGCCACTTCCGCACCGATGTCGTGAAGGACTACGTGACGGCGGCGACGAGCACCGGCACGCCGGAGGAGTGGGACCTCGAGGCGCTGTGGACGGCGCTCAAGGCCGTCTTCCCGGTCAGCATCACGGTCGAGGAGGTCGTCGAGCAGGCCGGGGGCGTCACGCGGCTGTCCGCCGACCTCATCGAGCGTGAGGTCCTCTCCGACGCCGAGCACGCCTACGCGGAGCGTGAGACGAGCATCGGCGCGGAGAACATGCGCCAGCTCGAGCGTCGCGTCACGCTCTCGGTCCTGGACCGCAAGTGGCGCGAGCACCTCTACGAGATGGACTACCTCAAGGAGGGCATCGGCCTGCGGGCGATGGCCCAGCGCGACCCGCTCGTGGAGTACCAGCGTGAGGGGTTCCAGTTGTTCGGCGCGATGACCGACGCCATCAAGGAGGAGACGGTCGGGTACCTCTTCAACCTCGAGGTGAAGGTCGCCGAGCCTGAGACGACCGAGGAGACGCCGGCGGTCACGGCGGAGTCCGCTGCGCAGGCGGCGGCCGGTGCGGCCGCGGCAGCCGCACGACCGCGTTCGGTGAGCGACGGCCCGGTGCCCGGACGGCTGGTCGCCAAGGGCATCGACGGTCCCGAGCAGCGAGCCCCTCTGCAGTACTCGGCGCCGAACGAGGACGGCGGCGTCGAGACCCGTCGAGGTGACGGTGCGGCGCGTCCTGCCGCGAGCCCCGCGGACGGCGATGCGAGCAGCAACCGTGAGGCTCGACGCAAGGCGGCCAAGCAGCAGCGCAAGCGCTGA